In Phaseolus vulgaris cultivar G19833 chromosome 3, P. vulgaris v2.0, whole genome shotgun sequence, the sequence AGGTAATTTCTAATAGATGGAGTAAAAgataaagtttatatttttataaaaaataagataggTATTTTTTGCAAAATTTGAGTGTAAATGTTTAAACATAATAGACAATTTACACATACAATAAGATTAgagaaaaactaattttaattaattcactTAAGTTGAGTATGTTGGCACAAATGACTTTAGAAGGACACGTTTAAtagagttttattttttttcataaactagACTAGATCATCTAACGTACAAACAATATAAACAAcacataataattttatattaattacttCACTCAAACTCATGAACTACATCTAATTATAATTCTTCTcttaattataatttctttGTCCTCCTGATACTAAACTTCATTGAATGTCACAAAAAGTAACTCAAGAGAGATCAGAATACACTCATTGAAAAACTTCATTACGtgaataattacaaaaaaaaaatctcactcccaaaaaaaacttagaaatttAAGTACTAGAAGGTATAAttactttaataaaataatctttaattttctgCGGAATTAATGTCCAAAACAAAATTCACAGATAAATGGAGGACAGATTTCCTGtcaatttaagatttttattcaaatttaccTACGGATCATTTGACAATAATATTTACAGGAAAATGTTTAAAAGTTTTTCgaaaaaatttacaataaaatatGTGCTTTTCTATAAGATTTTTAGATTTGTATTCACTTCtctaaagataaaataaataactattaaataaatcctaaaatagAATAAGCGACTTGAGTGAGTGACTTACAACACATTTTTAAAAGTGACACTTTAAAATAAGAATCTAAAAAACTTTATcatattttaatggattaaaaaatGCATAACCCTGAAATTTTATTAAAGAGAATATGTTTGAATCAGGACAAACATGTACGTATTATGTCTATAATTACTAATAAATACCATTCAAACACTAGGTTTATCTTATTAATAGTTTTAATCATACTAGTTCATGACAAGGTATTGATCAAACATTTGAATTCTGAAAGAtcaatattgttttttatttagtaCTTTGTGATCCATTTGTGCAGCCCTTCTGGTGCCCACACTCTGAGAAATTTCATAAGCTTTTTGTTGCTTTTATCTTATTTGCatctgaaaacaaaaattagttaAGAGGTATAACACACCAAAAGAAAAATTCATTGAgtcatgaaaattaattttaaaaacaaaaaataattagttattatattaagtaaattaaatattattttatagactaaaaacattattagtatataaattaatttttaatttttaaattgatatctaactacCTACcaattactttatatatttaaattgatagttagttaaataccaatttaaaaaatagtttataaatttttattaataatagaaactactttagatatcaataaatttttagtctataaactaattattttttgtctctaaaattagttttcatttaattttttttgttgtaaaataagaaataagattgtaaatttatttaaatactaacagtacaagaaaatcattgattagcaactaaatttagagacaaaaaataattagtcactatattgactaaattagatactataagaaaataaaatattagttacATTTGCATAAGCCAAGAGAAGGACGCAAATTGCATCGGTCAAACCCATgaaacattacaagaaaatcatgaaatagaaactaattttagagataaaaaataattagttgctataatgactaaattagagaccatttagaaataacaaaaaaattggtctgaattagtttatattattgttaaatagtttctaaattgatatctaattagctaccaaggttttaactaccaattattgaattaagtttgtttttgtttatgaatgtttatgtttatgattGTTTTTGTATGGTTTGGTTTGTTTTAGTAAATTTTGTTGTTTATGATTGTTTCATTTTGGTTTGATTTGATTTGGGAAATTTTGTGGGAATTTTTGTGAGTTACATGGAAGATGGAAGGGAAGTTTGATTTGGGGAATTTTGTTTCATAATTAGCTTCTGAATTTGTAGTGTAGGGTGGTGCAAATAGGAAAAATCATGGCCTATTTAAATGTTTGGCTTGACAAAACATGGTGTCAAATGGGTCCAAACCGGTGGGGGTATAAAATAAATAGCGGTGACATAGATCAAAACTCATGGGCAACAAAATGGACCAAGCTTTTCAAAACATGATGCAAATAGTGAAGTGCTGGGAGTGGGAATATCAAAGAGAGGGGGTCTAAAAGTTAAAGTATTAATTAGTAATAATTTTAGAGTTTTCTAAATAATTAagcattattattaaaaatttaatactgATATAgtcttttttaagaaaataatatttttaaaataatattatatatatatatatatatttccattcaaaaaattcacaaaaaatATCTCATTCTTTctttgttatgattattatcaaCATTACGTTGTGTAAATCGTATGAATTATTCCAcgtttcttttatatgtatcATTTAAACATATCTTTAGTATACGTAATCCAACTCCTATTCATATTACTGATGGATCTCTtagtaaacaaaaataattaccAAATTGATCACAATACAATAAAAATgatatcaaatttttaaaaaaaaattgtcaatgATCAAATACTACCAGATTCAGTTTCAACACATTcaacaacaaataaattaaatacaaaaacaagctaaacaattattataaaatcatgtattaatcataaataattattaatcataaagacattataaaatataaaaaaaaatcaataaaataatgcatttgatatattttttaactcaaaataataattttcttgtttttattaataaatccatttgatatttttgaaattggttttaaaattcaaaataatttaaatttaatatatatttcccaaaaatattttttagaatgaaattttataagatgtgtaactaattaataatttaaaatcgaattagtttttaatatttagtaTATATATTCTCTCTAGACTTAGGTACAGGTCTTGTATGAATGCATGTCATTTTCTAATAAGAATAAATTATCTATTATTTTAGAGTTTAAAACGTAGAGATTAAGAAATATTAATTACTACATTTTAGTAaatagttatataaataaatataaaataacacgTGTTTACTAAATATAAAGATATATTTAATTGGGTTAGCTTAACATATAGACTTTCCTTTCTGAAAAAATATGTTATACAACGTTATTAATAATttggaaaaatatataaaatatttatattttattatgtaattattatcGCATTTCAATAATAAAGTGTAACATGCGACATTTTATAAATGTgtataataattgaataatatatatatatatatatatatatataatggtaCTTTTATTGATATACAGTGTaacttatgttttttttttcacttttccatttttttctctctcttatgTTCTCTTTTTTTCTACACTTATACTCCATCTATTTTGAGAATCAATGTTCATTCTTATcggatcaaattttttttaaaaaaattcttatataatttaaagatTTATTGTTCCCTATTTTTTCTTACGATTTCTCATCGATTTTGATggagttatttaaaaaaagtgatAATCTCAACTTGTTTTTGCCACATCTTAAGATAAACATTTCAGGTGCTAGTTCCTGACCCTCAAGTGAAATTCTTTGCACAATTCAATTTCGCTCAAGGCTAGCTCCCTATATTCTAGTGAAATTTCTTGCACATTTTCCCTTAGCTGCCTCTTACTTCTTTTTCTGTAGGTCATGAAATTCAATTGACTCTTCTGAAAATTAATCATTTTGCAAATTGTAAGTGAGTACAACTCTCTAATGTCAATATTTGATTCAATTCATGTAACTTAAGTGTCTAAAACAAGTAAATCTGACACTTATCAAAATATAAAGTGAATATTAGTTTGTATATTCAATTGATTTATGATTTTTTGTATGAAATTAAGGTCATATATTTGAGATAATATGTGAGTTGTTGTTtggttgtgtattaagtatgaATGTCTTTGTTGTGACAAAGATCCTCTAGCTTCACTAATCATCTAACTGACataaactaagatatcaggtggttaGAAGCTAATGAGGGAGTTCTTACAGACTGTGACTACCTGTAGATACACGAATTGAGTTGTAATGAATTTACCTTGATCATTTCTCCTAGATTTGCTTGTAAATCTAAGTCTTGAGTATTGAATAAGATATTAGTCTCTAGTATGACATATTTAATATTTCGCTTGTTGAATTTTGATTgtatagatccatgtgtggtctatattAATGTTGTATGATTGGTATTTGAAGGAGATTAAATGGTTGTGATATGTTGATTGACATGTTTTTTTGTATATATACTTcttaaaattacaatttattttaatagcTTATCTTTGTATGTCTTGTTTGTTTTATGAATTGTGATGACTATATTAGTACATAAGTAGATACAAATGCAAAAGTACAGAAACATCTAGAATCaacatttaaaataagaaaatattattattttttattaaatagacTATGTTTGTATAATCATAAGTCCATCAATACACACACTTTCTCTAAGTAAAGGCGTTTTTCTTCATAAAAACCTTTATGTCTATAATTACTAATAGATTTCAACACCCAAGGGAATTTATTACTATAGAGTTATAATCATACGGGTTCATGACAATACACGGATCAAACATTAGAGTTCTGAAAGATTAATATCTTTCTTTCCTAGTATTTTGTGATCTTCATGTGTAGTCCTTCTGGTGCCAACACCCTtggaaatttcacaagtttcttGTTTCCCTGTACTTCTTCccatctgaaaaaaaaatatagtaagaagagaaaataatcaattaataaGATTGTAAAATTATGTGAACACTATAAAATGTTCTTACTAagacataaaaaaggcccaccATTAAAGGAGTGCTTAAAAGATCAttagtaacaaaaaaaaaatgggaGAAAATGAGATAACTAGTATATTCTATGATGAAAGCCTAATTTGAGTCAAGTGGTATACAATAATAGATCTCATAGTGAAAATTATACCATTTGACTGTCTATCTAGTAATCCTAAATTATGACAAAGATAAGACAATAGGAGCTACCATGAATACTTAGTTGAACAAAAATTCTAACATTGCAACTACAAGTGTTTGGCATCCTAAAGAGTCTAAATGTTTAAGaagctttttatttatttattgtagttTTACTCGCGAACTAACAACCATGCACTTGTCCAATCCTTTGATTTgaatatcactacaagaaaataatcaaatagaaaccaatacttagagacaaaataattagttgtaatagtaactaaattagatacattttagaaactaaaaaaaaaagtttctaaattagtttctattattgttaaatagtttctatcaaagttttaattaccaattatttagtttttaaatttggtagaaaaaccttgaatgctaattagataccaatttagaaatcatttaataatataaattaatttaaaaataaaaaatttatttagtttctaaaatagtctttaatttagtcactatagtaactaattatttgttatctctaaaattgatttctatttcataattttcttatagtgtataCAATGACTCTAACCAATTTAACATTACATATTCAATGTATCATGAGCATAATTTACATGTTGTTGAGTAGACAATagtaaataaatgttttatgaGTTATATACAAACATAAATTTTGTTAGTCATTGATATTTTGAAGAGTTATGCACATGTATAACCAGTTTTTTTTTAGCAGATTGAAATATTcctaaaatatttctaaaatatctcacactatttatttatttttataaaaaaaatcaatgtttaGAAGTAAGATAACAAAAATATcaagagtgaaaaagataaacaaatctgtatttataaaataataatctaCCTGTATCTAGTCACAAAGTTGTGAATAAAAATACTGACTTTAAGCATGCCCCACTCCTTTCCAGGACACACCCTGCCTCCTGCTCCAAATAGCAGGTTGTGATTATGAGTCTCCAACCCTTTCTCCTGCATTGCATCATACATTTTATGTTCAATATCCTCTGTTTCTCATCATCATACACATAAGAAAATAAGAACTAGTTGTTTATCATCAAGCAACTTACCAGCCATCTCCTTGGATTAAAAGTAAGAGGTTCTTCATAGAGGATGGGATCATAGTTAGTCTCCCTTGTGTAAACATAAACCCTCCATCCCTTTGGAATCATATAACCTAAAAAGTGATAGCCATAGTTAATGTCATTACCTCAATGAATGTTTCTATATCAGAACAATTTACTGACATTTGAAAACATGTACCATTCAACTCTACATCATTAGCAGTCCTCCTCATCACTCCACTAACAACACTAGCCAATCTCATGGTCTCAAGTATCACCTGCacatacaaaacaaaaataaatcacTTTTTTCTGAATTTGAAAATCTGATGGTGATCATGCAATTAACTCAAATTCTCCCAGGTGATCATCACTTAGTTCTACAACAGTTCATATATGGATAAAATGTCTACCGCACGAGTTTGACTCATATTCTTGTAATCATCCCAGTTGAGCCGTTCCCCAGGCAATTTCTTTTGCAAGATTGCAAAATGCTCATCCTGCAACAAATATTTGAAACTTAAACCATGATTCAGTTTTAATAGTGAAGAGCATGATGAGATGGAAATTAACACTGTGACTCACTCTTACTGCCTGTAGAAAGTTAGGGTTATCACATAGGTATTTGATAGCCATCATTGTAGTAGTGGATACTGTTTCATAACCTGAGTATAAAATTGTGATGATTTGCTCCATTATTTCTTCGTCATCTAGCTTGTATTTACCATCCTCGTTTCTCACAAGTTTTTCAAGAATGTCGTTATGAGTTGCTGAAGAAGCTCTTCTCTTGGCTATGAGCTCTCTTAGTATTGTAAGCACTTTTCCCCTAGCCTGTAACCAACAAAATGCTGCTACTTGAACTTCCAAtgcaagagaaagaaaaagtaaGTTTGGATTGCAATCATAATTGTAGTTTTTATACCTTCATCCCTCGATAATATTGAGTTCCTGGAATATTAAATGGCAAGGATATTGTTGCTAGTGCCATTTTATCAAATATGGCTTTAAAAGATTCAAGGAAAGAGTTTGGCTCATCTTCTACCACAGCTTTCATGGAAATAATGAATGccatctgaaaaaaaaataaatctaagaATACACACACTTATACGGTGAGTGTGTTTCATCTGTAGCTCAAACATTGAGACAAATACTGGACACGACATGAACACTTTGACACGtgtaatttctaaaatatagaACACGGAtacacagatctatatattatatcattgtaaattatataaaatgacAATCAAAATTTATGTGAATAAGTATGATTGATTTTTTCTTAGTGGCAGAAATATGTTCTCATGATTGGTTCAAAAGAATGTGTTCCTTGTTttataaacataataaaaaaaacttatataataagtttttttaaaattttgttgaaaATGTGCTAGAATTATCAAGAGactcaaataatattttttgaatttaacaCATGTCGTACGAGTGTCATACACATGTCAATGTTGTGTTTGACATGAAAACATCATCTAAGAAACGTGTCCGAATTTCATTCATGCATTTGACCTTTTGATTCTTCCATTTATACTTCAACATGattcaaaatagaaataataattcAATCTTTTCTAGAAAAAATGGATTTACCATTGGACCCAAGGGCATGCTTCGAAGGTTTAATCAACTCAGGAGTTATAAGACTGATACATACCTGAACAGTTTTTTCTTGAAGATCGATTATTTTACCATCCCAATTGTGGAGGAAAGAGCTCATGAACTCATCAACTTCTGGCAAAAGATGATCCTTAACAGCCATTGGACCAATGAGAGATAACAGTGACCCTCTAATTCTCTTGTGTACTGCACCATGAACCTCAGCAATGTTAGTCCCTAGGATCTTCCTCATGGAATCAGGGTAGCCAGGAACAAAGCCCTTTGCTTCATTCACGAGTACGTATCTATTGATGTCAGGATCCATGCTAACCACAATAGGAGACCCCAATGCATGTGTTTTGAAGAGACTTCCATGCCTGAATGCAAAGGAAACAATTTGTTTTCATCATTAGATGAAGTACAAGGAAACAAATAGGAGAAACATTATAGGATAGGATAAGTAATAT encodes:
- the LOC137805771 gene encoding cytochrome P450 85A-like; the encoded protein is MLTVFYYVLAFTISAFLALMKWNNLRYSREGMPPGSLGWPFVGETLRFLTQGPDFMKGRKLRHGSLFKTHALGSPIVVSMDPDINRYVLVNEAKGFVPGYPDSMRKILGTNIAEVHGAVHKRIRGSLLSLIGPMAVKDHLLPEVDEFMSSFLHNWDGKIIDLQEKTVQMAFIISMKAVVEDEPNSFLESFKAIFDKMALATISLPFNIPGTQYYRGMKARGKVLTILRELIAKRRASSATHNDILEKLVRNEDGKYKLDDEEIMEQIITILYSGYETVSTTTMMAIKYLCDNPNFLQAVRDEHFAILQKKLPGERLNWDDYKNMSQTRAVILETMRLASVVSGVMRRTANDVELNGYMIPKGWRVYVYTRETNYDPILYEEPLTFNPRRWLEKGLETHNHNLLFGAGGRVCPGKEWGMLKVSIFIHNFVTRYRWEEVQGNKKLVKFPRVLAPEGLHMKITKY